In one Babylonia areolata isolate BAREFJ2019XMU chromosome 14, ASM4173473v1, whole genome shotgun sequence genomic region, the following are encoded:
- the LOC143289801 gene encoding argininosuccinate synthase-like translates to MQGVKRGDTREQTMADQGKESGGKVVLAYSGGLDTSCILTWLVEQGYQVVAYLANIGQEEDFEAVKAKALKFGATKMVIPDLRKEFVTEFIWPAVQASAKYEDRYLLGTALARPLIARAMVKVAKEEGAQYVSHGATGKGNDQIRFELGAYSLHPSIKVISPWRLPEFYQRFPGRNDLFEYAKEHGIPLPVTPKTPWSMDANLMHISYESGVLEDPGRAGPAGIFQMTVDPEKAPDQEEVIEIHFEKGVPVCVRNQSDGTLKKDPLELFVYLNELGGKHGVGRVDLVENRFIGMKSRGLYETPGGTILIEAHTDIEVFTMDRELRKVKRGLDAQFSEQVYRGFWFSPECEFTRSCIAKSQDWVTGTVTLKLYKGAIYIQGRKSPYSLYNEELVSMNVQGDYEPADAGGFIRINALRLQEYARLRLKESGQ, encoded by the exons ATGCAAG GTGTGAAGAGAGGAGACACCAGAGAGCAGACAATGGCGGACCAGGGCAAAGAGAGCGGAGGCAAGGTGGTTCTGGCCTACAGTGGGGGGCTGGACACCTCCTGCATCCTCACCTGGCTGGTGGAGCAGGGCTACCAGGTGGTGGCTTACCTG GCAAATATTGGTCAGGAGGAGGACTTTGAGGCAGTGAAAGCGAAAGCCTTGAAGTTTGGAGCTACAAAA ATGGTTATACCAGACTTGAGGAAGGAGTTTGTGACCGAGTTCATCTGGCCAGCCGTGCAGGCCAGCGCCAAGTACGAAGACCGGTACCTACTGGGTACTGCCCTGGCTCGCCCCCTCATCGCCAG AGCCATGGTGAAGGTGGCGAAGGAGGAAGGAGCGCAGTACGTATCCCATGGTGCAACAGGCAAGGGCAACGATCAGATCCGCTTCGAGCTTGGGGCCTATTCCCTGCACCCCTCCATCAAG GTGATCTCACCTTGGAGGTTGCCAGAGTTTTACCAGCGGTTCCCTGGCAGGAACGACCTGTTTGAGTACGCCAAG GAACATGGTATACCCCTGCCAGTCACCCCCAAAACACCATGGAGCATGGACGCCAACTTGATGCACATCAG ctATGAGAGCGGGGTGTTGGAGGACCCGGGCAGGGCGGGACCCGCGGGGATCTTCCAGATGACGGTGGACCCAGAGAAGGCACCAGACCAGGAGGAGGTCATTGAGATCCACTTTGAGAAAG gggtgcctgtgtgtgtgagaaaccaGAGTGATGGCACCTTGAAGAAAGACCCCCTGGAGCTTTTTGTCTACCTCAATGAGCTGGG AGGCAAGCATGGGGTGGGTCGTGTCGACCTGGTGGAGAACAGGTTCATCGGCATGAAGTCACGAGGGCTGTACGAGACCCCTGGCGGCACCATCCTCATTGAGGCCCACACTGACATTGAGGTCTTCACCATGGAcagg GAGCTGAGGAAAGTGAAAAGAGGACTTGACGCCCAGTTTTCTGAGCAAGTGTACAGAG GGTTCTGGTTCAGCCCAGAGTGTGAGTTCACTCGTTCCTGCATCGCCAAAAGTCAGGACTGGGTGACAGGAACCGTCACTCTCAAGCTGTACAAGGGCGCCATCTACATCCAGGGCCGCAAGTCCCCCTACTCTCTGTACAATGAGGAGCTGGTCAG TATGAATGTACAAGGGGACTACGAACCAGCGGACGCTGGTGGCTTCATCAGAATTAATGCTCTCAG ACTACAAGAGTATGCTCGCCTGCGATTGAAAGAATCCGGCCAGTGA